The region agctaaaTGCAACGTCGCATGCTTCTAACGAGGTGTCTTATTTCTTCTTGGGCAATGCTGTTCCACTTTATCCTCAACAGGATGCGGCGCTATCCCCCTGGGGTTGTGTCTGGTTTCTGCAGAGTGTCCCAGAGATTCTCCATTGtcaagggttgagagccagaaagcctcaactcacaatcacctcccacaaaataagcataaagtcgccagggcactataaaaGATACAGTCAATTAATcaagacaaaattcaatagaatacaaaagacattgggggaggaaatattgattttttaagACCAAatcaaggagccaactttatgctcattttgtgagagctggccATCGTGAGTTCAAGTCTGCTCTTCATCGAGTAATCAATCACACGACAAACAAATTGgtttaaatttgaatgaaaatcgCGCGAACAATAAAGCATGTACCGCATTGGATACATATCCGGTAATCTATGCAGACTCCTTTGTATAGAGACTTTTGTAATAAGTTTGAACTTCGACATCACATAAAAGCCTCATTTGTATGTTACACTGCATTTGCTACGTTTTAGAGACGGGTATATCATGgcgaacaacaacaacaaaaacttaTGCTTTGACCCCGGTTGCCCCCGGTCAGAACAGTAATCACCAAAAATAATACTATTAGGGGAAAACAAtaggttaaaggcccattcagtgatttgctcatccagacaaatttcagattttgattCAGCCGAAagctatgtatttaagacaaaaaataaggcatttacatgaatctgtaatttatatactgacattatttgaatggggcttcaactacgtcaatattgctgttttcttcgtttattgccaaatttttcatttgaaaataccaaatgacaatgtaAATGACGTTTCCTtcttttttaagcaatttataaacaattttgattttttttaaaacttgcgctGGGATCTCTGAATGGGTCTTCAATAACCGattttttgccctcaaatttcactttgcccaatttcacgaaaaaatcctggtgccactTATGAACGAAAGGCCTTTTACCAACTTTACATACAACTAAAGTTTCACCATCTGCACCACCATTAGGGTCAGGTTGAGCCAGCTTACGGAGCTGTAAACAACGCCGAGTTACTATGGAGAAAAATAACACCATATACTTTTTCTACCACCGCTGAGAAATTCAGGTGAAATTCTTTCACTGAAATGATTGAGAGCTGTAAAacgataatattattataaaattgtaaattcatacgtagtggtataatttaaattagaagaattttttgacttcaacactacttaaaatttgatcgcttaccgggagcgctttcacagtaccaactgcgtcctcagccggatgttatggctctgatggtttatggcttgttgacaaccttcgatgacgtcacactagaagaagatgacgtcaaaggtgttgtcctcgtccccctggtggtcttgggtaagagtaggttgtcccaaactggatctaaatccagtccagtgtctctgttcaagttgggtccttttttcctgatgtgaatggcttctaggacccttctggaaaattctttgggttctttttccagcacatttacgttttcccagtctaTTTGGTGGGTGTTTTTGCTCCTGGAAATATGCTCATGTACAGCAGATTAGGAACCGGCAGCCTTTGATTTATGTTCAGATAGCCGTTTTTCCAACTTTCTGCCTGTTTCACCAATGTACATAGCATCACAGTCTGAACAGGAGATTTCGTAGACGGTCCCTGACTGTTTTAATTTGTCTACTTTATCTTTCGGTGACACAAGTGTTTGCCGGAGTGTGCGGTATGGTTTAAAGGCTGTGGGAACACCTGCTGTTTTGAATGCTCGGCGAAGCTGCTCCGAAGTTCCTTCCAAGTAAGGTAAAGTTATTGTGAACCCCCTGGAAGTTTCACTATCCGGTTCGTCCTGTGAAGCTGATTTTTCACGCTTCTCCTGGGCTCTGAAAAAGGTCCAGTCGCGATAACCGCAGTTTCGGAGCGCTCCTTTtacgtgttcaatttcctcagctCTATCCTCCGGATCCGTAACAATTTCACTCCTATAAAGCAATGTCTTAATCACACTTAGTTTGTGCTCCAGTGGGTGGTGGGAAGCGAAACTTAAATACGGGTCAGTGTGAGTTGGTTTTCTAAAGATCTTGACCTTCACACTGTCATTGCTAGCCCGCACGATCAGAGTGTCTAGGAAAGGAAGTTGcccgtcttcctcttcctctctgGTGAACTTAATGTTATTATCTTGCGAATTTATGTGATCTGTAAATTCATCCACGTGCGAAGTTTTTAAAACGCAGAATGTGTCGTCGACATAGCGAACCCACATGCGTGGTGGATGAGGAGCGGATGACAAAGCTCGCTTTTCAAAATACTCCATATACGCGTTGGCCACCAGGGGACTGCAAGGACTGCCCATTGCGCATCCATCCTTCTGTTGGTAGTATTTCTCTCTGAACACAAAATATGTCGTGCTCaagcaaaagttcaagagattgaTGATGTCGTCCACCTCTAGATCTTCCGCTGTCCCTACTTTCCAGGTTTCGTCATTTTCCAACAAACTGCGAACGACGACGAGAGCTTCTTTCACCGGGATAGAAGTGAACAATGCCGACACGTCAAAGGACACTATGGACTCATCAGGCTCTACTTTTAAGTCTTTGATCTGGTTAACAAAGGCCTGAGAATTAACGATGTGATGTTCCGTTTTTCCTATCAAAGGTGATATGATGTCCGCAACAAATCTCGCAAGATTATAGGTCACAGCACCGATGCTTGACACGATGGGTCTTAACGGTGCCTCGGCTTTATGTATCTTTATGAGACCATAAAATCTGGGAACATCAGCTACGGTAGGATATAAGTCCCAATATGTCTTGCTAGTTATCGCACCTGTTTCTTTGAGTTCTTTCAGCAACTTGATAAGTCTGCTTTGAAATTTCTGAGTGGGGTCTTGTGTCAGAGTCTCATAGACACTTTCATCTTGCAGTAGAGCTAAAGCTTTCTCTTCATACACTGAATTGTCTATCACAACAGTTGCTCTTCCCTTATCAGCTGGCAAGATTTGGATGCTTGTGTCTTTCTTTAAAGATTCAACCGCCGATCGCTCTGCCTTATTGATATTGCTTACCGGGGGTTTAGCATTTTTTGCAATGTTCACAACACGCGCACGTAATTCAGCCGCTTTATCGTTTGCAATTTGTTTACATGCACTTTCAGTGGCAACTACAATGTCATTGATGGGCAAACTTTCTGGACTTACCGCGAAGTTAAGACCGCGTTCTAACACATTAACTTCCGGCTGCGTAAGCTTCCTAGATGACAAATTCACCACCCACTTGTCTTTACTCCTCTTATCCGCTGTAAAACCGTCTTTACCCAAATTATCGGCGTTCTCTTTCTCTGTTTTTAAACGTCCAAACTTCCGAATTTGGCGATCCTTTACCAAGTCATGTTCTCGCTTCTGCGCATGGGCGATGAACTCCGAGACTCTCAACCATGCTGTTTCCGGTAATAAACCGCGTAATTTGGTTTCTAATTCTTgatgtttttgctttaaaatatccaaagtaaaattattttgcCGTATCCGCTCGTTGAGTAAAGATCTTTGTGCTTTTTGGATGATATTTCTCGCACGAAATCCTTTTACTTCCGGGGTCGGCAGATGAAGATAT is a window of Amphiura filiformis chromosome 2, Afil_fr2py, whole genome shotgun sequence DNA encoding:
- the LOC140141082 gene encoding uncharacterized protein, whose protein sequence is MNLQFYIKTEFGSDCLRLVRQFEKTSLKLARFKNHLRFNLTCFNNRVTPKYLHLPTPEVKGFRARNIIQKAQRSLLNERIRQNNFTLDILKQKHQELETKLRGLLPETAWLRVSEFIAHAQKREHDLVKDRQIRKFGRLKTEKENADNLGKDGFTADKRSKDKWVVNLSSRKLTQPEVNVLERGLNFAVSPESLPINDIVVATESACKQIANDKAAELRARVVNIAKNAKPPVSNINKAERSAVESLKKDTSIQILPADKGRATVVIDNSVYEEKALALLQDESVYETLTQDPTQKFQSRLIKLLKELKETGAITSKTYWDLYPTVADVPRFYGLIKIHKAEAPLRPIVSSIGAVTYNLARFVADIISPLIGKTEHHIVNSQAFVNQIKDLKVEPDESIVSFDVSALFTSIPVKEALVVVRSLLENDETWKVGTAEDLEVDDIINLLNFCLSTTYFVFREKYYQQKDGCAMGSPCSPLVANAYMEYFEKRALSSAPHPPRMWVRYVDDTFCVLKTSHVDEFTDHINSQDNNIKFTREEEEDGQLPFLDTLIVRASNDSVKVKIFRKPTHTDPYLSFASHHPLEHKLSVIKTLLYRSEIVTDPEDRAEEIEHVKGALRNCGYRDWTFFRAQEKREKSASQDEPDSETSRGFTITLPYLEGTSEQLRRAFKTAGVPTAFKPYRTLRQTLVSPKDKVDKLKQSGTVYEISCSDCDAMYIGETGRKLEKRLSEHKSKAAGS